The sequence below is a genomic window from Tautonia marina.
CAATCAGGTCCGCTGGATCTTGCTCGCCTCCCTCCTCTCGACCGTCTTCATCGGCTACCTTCTCCTGCTCGCCGCCGAAGACACCTCGGTTCTCGGGCTCGATAGCGCCGCCTGGCCCATGTATACCGTCTCACTCCTTTATACCTCGGCCTACGCGGTGAGCATCACCCGATACAAGCTCATGCAGGCCGAGGAGATTTTCAACCGCAGCGTCCGGTACCTACTCGTCAGCGTCGGCCTGGGTCTGCTCTATTCGCTCGTGCTGGTCGTCGGGGCGCTTGCGGTCGGCTACTCGCTCCAGGACGAGCAGACCTCCCGCGAGGCCACCGTGGTGATGGTCACGGCCCTGATCATTCTCGTCCTCTCCGGAGGCGTTCGCCGTCGCTTCGAGCAGGCCATCGACCGCCGCTTCTTCCGCGAAAAGTACAAATTTGATCAAGCGATGCGCAAGATGAGCCAGGCCGTCGATCGCCTCGTCGATCGCGGCACCCTGGGCCGTCGTTTGCTCGAAGCCGCGGCCGAGGTCCTCGGCCTCGACTGGGGAACCATCTACCTCCGAACCTCTCCCGATCGGCCCCTCTCCGTCGTCGCCAGCCTCGGGCCCGAGCCCGATCAAACCACCTTGCCCGACGACAGCCCGATCCTCCGACGCCTCCGCTCCCGTCCCACCGTCCGCCTTCCCGGCTCGATGGCCCGTGGCTCGCACGACCCGACGGCCGACGCCCTCATCTCTCTCGGCGGCGAGGTCGCCGCCGCCCTCACCTCCGACGGCGAGCTGGCCGGTGTCCTGGTCCTCGGGCCGAAACGCAACGGACTCCCTTATGATGACGAGGAGATGGTCTTCCTCGCCGCACTCTCCTCGGTCGCCGTCCTGGCCCTGCATTCGGCCTCGATCCACCGGACCCTCGAAGAACTCAACCACGAGTTGCGCGACAAGGTCGAGAAGATCGCCGAACAGCAGCGCCGCATTCTCGTTCTCCAGGATCAACTCATCGGCCAGCACGGTGAGGAGCACGATTCCTCCCCCCACGACGGCCGGAGCCTCCCCTCTCCATCCGATCCCAACGCCACCGATTCCCCTACCTTCGACACCCCCGCCCTCGGCCGCATCCGAGGCACCAGCGGCCCCATGAAGCGCGTCCTCGACACCGTCCGCAAGGCCGCCGCCAGCCCCTCGGCCGTCCTCATCCTCGGCGAGAGCGGCACCGGCAAGGAGCTGCTCGCCGAGGCGATCCACGCCGGCAGCCCTCGCGCCTCGAAGCCCTTCGTCAAGGTCCACTGCGCCGCCCTGGCCCCCGGCCTGCTCGAATCCGAGCTGTTCGGCCATGTCCGAGGCGCCTTCACCGGGGCCGACCGCGACCGCGTCGGCCGCTTCCAGCAGGCCGACGGCGGCACCCTGCTGCTCGACGAGATCGGCGACATCTCGCTCGACGTCCAGACGAAGCTCCTCCGCGTCCTCCAGACGAAGACCTTCGAGCGCGTCGGCAGCTCGCAACCGATCACCGTCGATGTCCGGATCGTCGCCGCTACCCACCGCGACCTGCCCGCGCTCATCCGCTCCGGACGCTTTCGTGAAGATCTGTACTATCGCTTGAATGTCATCAGCATCGTCGTCCCTCCCCTCCGCGACCGCCGCGCCGACGTCTTCGAGCTGGCCGTCTCCTTCCTCCGCCAGTTTGCCGGCCGATCGGGCAAGCCGATCACCCACCTCGACGACGACGCCATCGAGGCCCTCACCGCCTACAATTGGCCCGGAAACGTCCGCGAGCTGGAAAACGTCATCGAACGCGCCGTCGTCCTTTCCGAAGGCCCCGCCATCACCCGAGACGACCTGCCCGACGACCTGTTCGGCCCGCTCGCCGCCGCCTCCTCCCTCCGCCGACGCCCCGCCACCGTTTCCACCGGCCGCCGAGGCCGACCCCGGCGCCTCCCTTCCCCGTCCTCCTGGACCGCTCCTCCTCCTCCGGAACTCGACGACCCCGAGCTCGACGCCTTCGAGCAACACCAGCTCCGTGACGCCCTCGCCGAGGCCCGCGGCAACAAGTCCGAGGCCGCCCGCCTCCTCGGCCTCCCCCGCAGCACCCTCGTCAGCAAGCTCAAGAAGTACGGCCTGATGAGTCCCGAGAACGACCCCTCCTGAGCCTCACTCCAGAAGCCTGGAGACATGATTCTCGGGGTGGCTGTGCGGCCCCCAGCCACCCCGAGAATTCCTCTTGTCTACATTCCTTGATTACACCGCCGACCCCGTATACAGCGGTTCGATCGGCGAACCCGTCACCAGTTGAATCGGCCGTCCCAGCATA
It includes:
- a CDS encoding sigma 54-interacting transcriptional regulator, with protein sequence MPAFFTAASGLRRWDWPPLRSWWPAHSHRLAVILATVAVVIYSLSVLWVVATSGDIGIRCVFGTSQKEPISPRYTWFDPVQGPEVRQAPKVGDRLTRIASADGAWSIELADNDYTAVIRAQRQIGQTAPGSTLLVEWLPLDWEGDRSDRGPIQALAEVRLRPFGMYVWSLVWFAQEMVIFALGAIVLWRRPNDRSARVFFWLCVFTVGAFMGGYHWSEIVSDRLLIFPFVPLAMVVPIASLHFFLVFPRPNPLLLLHRRWVMLGLYGVFTVNLAILWAAMFWISLTGEPTPATLGPRLAAQRLIKWVALGHVGFSVLIFALCIACLLYSYRRARNPIERNQVRWILLASLLSTVFIGYLLLLAAEDTSVLGLDSAAWPMYTVSLLYTSAYAVSITRYKLMQAEEIFNRSVRYLLVSVGLGLLYSLVLVVGALAVGYSLQDEQTSREATVVMVTALIILVLSGGVRRRFEQAIDRRFFREKYKFDQAMRKMSQAVDRLVDRGTLGRRLLEAAAEVLGLDWGTIYLRTSPDRPLSVVASLGPEPDQTTLPDDSPILRRLRSRPTVRLPGSMARGSHDPTADALISLGGEVAAALTSDGELAGVLVLGPKRNGLPYDDEEMVFLAALSSVAVLALHSASIHRTLEELNHELRDKVEKIAEQQRRILVLQDQLIGQHGEEHDSSPHDGRSLPSPSDPNATDSPTFDTPALGRIRGTSGPMKRVLDTVRKAAASPSAVLILGESGTGKELLAEAIHAGSPRASKPFVKVHCAALAPGLLESELFGHVRGAFTGADRDRVGRFQQADGGTLLLDEIGDISLDVQTKLLRVLQTKTFERVGSSQPITVDVRIVAATHRDLPALIRSGRFREDLYYRLNVISIVVPPLRDRRADVFELAVSFLRQFAGRSGKPITHLDDDAIEALTAYNWPGNVRELENVIERAVVLSEGPAITRDDLPDDLFGPLAAASSLRRRPATVSTGRRGRPRRLPSPSSWTAPPPPELDDPELDAFEQHQLRDALAEARGNKSEAARLLGLPRSTLVSKLKKYGLMSPENDPS